Below is a genomic region from Selenihalanaerobacter shriftii.
ACATAAACTTCTCTATCAGACCAATCTGCGTTTTTAAAAGTAGTTAAACCCTTTTTTATTTCTCGGCTTATTGTTGTCCTATGACAGTTCATTTCTCGGGCTATTTCACTATAATTTTTATTTTGCTTATTATATAAATGAGCAATAATCTTACGAGCTCCTAGTTTTAAATGTTTCCCTTTTTCTCTTTCTATGATATAATTACTTTGACGCATATTTGTGCCTCCTTAATGTTTAAGTGTGGTTACTTAACATTTTATCAGAGGAACAAGTATGTGTCATTTTTTTATTAGCCCGTGCATTTAATTATACAATGCACCAATCTTTTTTTAAGTACTAATCCAATATACTAGTTAAAATCTTATTATTTTCATTAATATAATATTACAGTTTAATAATATAT
It encodes:
- a CDS encoding helix-turn-helix domain-containing protein, with the protein product MRQSNYIIEREKGKHLKLGARKIIAHLYNKQNKNYSEIAREMNCHRTTISREIKKGLTTFKNADWSDREVYV